The following coding sequences are from one Leptolyngbya sp. NIES-3755 window:
- a CDS encoding serine/threonine protein kinase and signal transduction histidine kinase with GAF and PAS/PAC sensor (similar to AA sequence:cyanobase_aa:AM1_5107), which produces MISPFWKTPELQSYKLTEFLERSLKPICVYNDRGHRIYTSRSFLALLKTHAKQVNFFDCFPSAMRSKLANLWQRASQGEIVQFTSQIKDVDEAVECSLEFDENSKLMFFTVVKTDARNLTEAYEKAILQSAHANLATALIQANGNVIQCNENLHAWLGTNDQETINLDQFVHPEDSFLDQQLKQNLLDRVISSYTIEKRFITKNSGIVWLNLNISVIELPTDEHPYFAVILEDITENKKIYSTLVRTEEKWKTLFLNSPYLFIQASNSGQIIYISPAVESILGYQPEELLGRQIRELIHPSNLNEIDLVLQLWSQNVPTSPTGIEWWWRSKANRWVALAIQGQRFPSSLAIDGVMLSGHNITDRKALEIELRDHEEKFRSLIVNSMGAVFRCDASYMMQFISDRIQLITGYPPSVFIHNQIRSYLSIVHPDDIPILKNSLMQVIFDRHPHSIEYRIIDANGEIRWVTERKQGIFNQNGNLLCLDGLLLEMSDREPIRAELTN; this is translated from the coding sequence ATGATTTCACCATTCTGGAAAACTCCCGAACTTCAGTCTTATAAACTGACAGAGTTCTTAGAACGATCGCTAAAGCCAATCTGTGTGTACAACGATCGAGGACATCGAATCTACACCAGTCGCAGTTTTTTGGCACTGTTAAAAACACATGCGAAACAAGTCAATTTCTTTGATTGTTTTCCGTCCGCTATGCGATCGAAGTTGGCGAATCTTTGGCAACGAGCTTCGCAAGGAGAAATCGTCCAATTTACCTCACAGATTAAAGACGTAGATGAGGCAGTAGAATGTTCCCTAGAATTTGATGAGAATTCTAAATTGATGTTTTTTACGGTTGTGAAAACAGATGCTCGTAATCTTACTGAGGCTTACGAGAAAGCAATTTTACAATCGGCTCACGCGAATTTGGCAACGGCTCTCATTCAAGCAAACGGAAATGTGATTCAGTGTAATGAGAATTTACACGCTTGGTTAGGGACAAATGATCAGGAAACGATTAATCTTGATCAATTTGTACATCCTGAAGATTCTTTTCTCGATCAGCAACTCAAACAGAATTTACTCGATCGGGTCATTAGTTCTTATACGATCGAGAAGAGATTCATCACGAAAAATAGCGGGATCGTTTGGCTGAATTTGAACATTTCAGTGATCGAATTGCCGACCGATGAACACCCGTATTTTGCTGTAATTCTTGAAGATATTACTGAGAATAAAAAAATTTACAGCACTCTTGTAAGAACCGAAGAAAAGTGGAAAACGCTTTTCCTAAACAGTCCCTACTTATTCATCCAAGCCAGCAATAGTGGACAAATTATCTATATTAGTCCCGCAGTTGAATCGATTTTGGGATATCAGCCTGAAGAATTACTCGGTCGGCAGATTAGAGAATTGATTCATCCGAGTAATTTGAACGAAATTGATCTCGTATTGCAATTGTGGAGCCAAAATGTTCCAACCAGTCCGACCGGGATTGAATGGTGGTGGAGATCAAAAGCAAATCGATGGGTTGCTCTAGCGATTCAAGGTCAGAGATTTCCCTCATCTTTAGCGATCGATGGAGTCATGCTAAGCGGACACAATATCACTGATCGTAAAGCATTAGAGATTGAATTAAGAGATCACGAAGAGAAGTTTCGATCGCTAATTGTTAACAGTATGGGCGCGGTATTTCGATGCGATGCTAGTTATATGATGCAATTTATTAGCGATCGGATTCAGTTGATTACGGGTTATCCGCCTTCAGTTTTTATTCATAATCAAATTCGTTCCTATCTCAGCATCGTTCACCCAGACGATATTCCCATTCTTAAGAACTCATTGATGCAGGTCATCTTTGATCGACATCCTCATTCGATCGAGTACCGAATTATTGATGCGAATGGCGAAATTCGTTGGGTGACTGAACGGAAGCAGGGAATTTTTAATCAAAATGGGAATCTTCTCTGTTTGGATGGACTGCTGTTAGAAATGAGCGATCGCGAACCGATTAGAGCAGAACTAACCAATTGA
- a CDS encoding cyclic nucleotide-regulated ABC bacteriocin/lantibiotic exporter (similar to AA sequence:cyanobase_aa:Npun_F5890), giving the protein MTQSDERLQTSVAEFFETWLFRDLPPKIQRTIAAKLQLCSFQAGEVIYSAPELPSAVHFIVQGAVRILGSVERSTLTIARKGEIVGWDSLLRRVGAGEVRAAIDGIDRTVFTLALPADEFEVLALKYLMPALMQKVSVLELFDTLVFALSQRSTPVADLPEIVRYIEQEQFAIAKHCTFETPEALPDDRFWLVSSGEFLNVPIGTRITNTRELQQSRPSRFPIRLLGIDRQCLAQRSELKTAPIELSRSEKSPVVTDTNYPVWKSRSPEPIEDIVACFGMVCDHLSIPFRPDSLRRWLKQQAIDKYEPMDLYLRIAQAVGLNAQIVRFTPTGGGINRLTTPALVQFGEIFAVLYDVSPTTTVLASPRTGLLKLTPDRLAARLTIEPASKRETAICRAIVLDRLTTTPTKRFGFHRFLPMVVKQRSILVQVLLASVVIQLLSLGNPLLVQQVIDNVIVSANAGAMPTFGALMIGFALLEGVLTILRTQMLVSTTNRLDLHLGVEIVRHLLHLPLKFFEQRSVGELASRLIELENIRQFMTETAITTVMDVVFSLFYILVMFLYSARLTFCVLITIPIVIVSTLLMSKIQQKLIRLKADQGAKVQSYMVEVLSGISSVKSQHMETLVEATWRDRYVQYLTSGFTTSNINTIFYSYSNFLNTISSLLVLWVGAELVLQGELTLGGMIAFRILTGYVTGPLLRLARLWHRFQETSLSMELLADIADAPIEEELVQGQQFQIPPIVGQVEYRDVCFGFKPGTRQLSEISLSIEPGTFVGIVGQSGSGKSTLMKLLPRLYLPDSGNITIDHYDVSKVDLHSLRSQIGVVSQDAVLFQGTIRDNITLFEHLPDEVVIEAAKVAEAHDFIMQLPDGYQTQIGERGSALSGGQRQRIAIARVVIRNPRLLIFDEATSALDYETERRVCVNLMRRFQGRTCFFITHRLNTIAHADWILFMQSGIIAEQGTHPELIALRQLYYCLYTQQSHEP; this is encoded by the coding sequence ATGACACAAAGCGATGAAAGACTACAGACAAGTGTGGCAGAGTTTTTTGAGACTTGGTTGTTTCGGGATTTGCCACCTAAGATTCAACGCACGATCGCAGCAAAATTACAGTTGTGTTCGTTTCAAGCTGGAGAAGTGATTTATTCTGCTCCAGAATTGCCTTCAGCCGTTCATTTTATTGTTCAAGGAGCAGTTCGGATTCTCGGCTCGGTTGAACGCTCAACTTTAACGATCGCTCGAAAAGGAGAAATTGTGGGTTGGGATAGTTTGCTGCGTCGAGTCGGAGCGGGAGAAGTTCGGGCTGCGATCGATGGGATCGATCGAACTGTGTTCACTTTGGCGCTTCCTGCGGATGAGTTTGAAGTGCTTGCTTTGAAGTATTTGATGCCTGCTCTGATGCAGAAAGTGAGCGTACTTGAACTCTTCGACACGCTTGTTTTTGCTTTGTCACAGCGATCGACTCCTGTGGCAGATTTACCGGAAATTGTGCGGTATATCGAGCAGGAACAATTCGCGATCGCGAAACATTGTACGTTTGAAACCCCGGAAGCATTACCAGACGATCGGTTTTGGCTAGTGAGCAGTGGCGAGTTTTTGAATGTTCCGATCGGGACTCGAATCACGAACACAAGAGAACTTCAGCAAAGTCGTCCATCTCGCTTTCCGATTCGGTTATTGGGCATCGATCGACAGTGTTTAGCACAGCGATCGGAATTGAAAACTGCACCGATCGAGCTTTCTAGAAGCGAAAAATCTCCTGTTGTAACAGATACGAACTATCCGGTTTGGAAATCTCGATCGCCCGAACCGATCGAAGATATCGTCGCTTGTTTTGGCATGGTTTGTGATCATTTGAGCATTCCATTTCGACCGGATTCGCTGCGTCGATGGTTAAAACAACAAGCGATCGACAAATATGAGCCGATGGACTTGTATCTGAGAATTGCTCAAGCGGTGGGGTTGAATGCTCAGATTGTTCGATTCACACCCACTGGCGGCGGGATTAATCGGCTTACAACTCCTGCGCTGGTTCAGTTTGGAGAGATTTTTGCCGTTCTTTATGATGTGAGTCCAACGACAACCGTACTCGCTTCACCTCGAACGGGACTGTTGAAGTTAACTCCCGATCGATTAGCGGCTCGTTTAACGATCGAACCTGCTTCTAAACGGGAAACGGCGATTTGTCGGGCGATAGTTCTCGATCGATTAACGACAACGCCGACTAAGCGATTTGGATTCCACCGATTTTTGCCGATGGTGGTTAAGCAGCGGAGCATCTTAGTACAGGTGTTACTTGCTTCAGTTGTAATTCAGCTTCTGAGCTTAGGGAATCCGCTCTTAGTTCAGCAAGTCATTGACAATGTGATCGTCAGCGCAAATGCAGGAGCAATGCCGACTTTTGGTGCTCTGATGATTGGATTTGCACTGTTAGAAGGTGTTTTAACAATCTTGCGAACTCAAATGTTAGTGAGTACAACAAATCGCTTAGATTTGCATCTGGGAGTAGAGATTGTTCGGCATCTTTTACATTTGCCATTGAAATTCTTTGAACAGCGATCGGTCGGAGAGTTAGCTTCTCGATTGATTGAATTAGAAAACATTCGTCAATTCATGACCGAGACAGCAATTACAACCGTGATGGATGTTGTATTTTCGCTGTTTTACATTCTGGTGATGTTCCTTTACAGTGCCCGTTTAACATTCTGTGTTTTGATCACCATTCCGATCGTGATTGTTTCCACCTTGCTGATGTCTAAAATTCAGCAAAAACTAATTCGACTCAAAGCAGATCAAGGTGCAAAAGTGCAATCTTATATGGTCGAAGTGTTGAGCGGCATTAGTTCAGTCAAATCACAGCACATGGAAACCTTAGTCGAGGCTACTTGGCGCGATCGATATGTGCAATATCTCACTAGCGGGTTTACGACTTCCAATATCAATACAATCTTTTACTCATACAGCAATTTCCTCAATACGATTAGCAGTTTGCTCGTCCTCTGGGTCGGTGCTGAACTTGTTTTACAAGGAGAATTAACGCTGGGTGGCATGATTGCTTTCCGAATTCTCACCGGCTATGTTACGGGTCCACTGCTGCGACTTGCAAGACTCTGGCATCGATTCCAAGAAACTTCACTCTCAATGGAATTACTGGCTGATATTGCAGATGCACCAATCGAGGAAGAACTCGTTCAAGGACAACAGTTTCAGATTCCACCGATTGTGGGACAAGTAGAATACCGCGATGTTTGTTTTGGCTTCAAACCGGGAACAAGGCAACTCTCAGAGATTTCTCTTTCGATCGAGCCAGGAACATTTGTCGGGATTGTCGGACAGAGCGGATCTGGGAAAAGTACGTTGATGAAACTGCTACCTCGATTGTATCTACCCGATAGTGGCAACATTACGATCGATCACTATGACGTGAGCAAAGTCGATTTACATTCTTTGCGATCGCAGATTGGCGTAGTTTCTCAAGATGCCGTTCTGTTTCAAGGAACTATCCGCGATAACATTACTTTGTTTGAACATCTACCGGATGAAGTCGTAATCGAGGCTGCGAAAGTTGCTGAAGCTCACGATTTTATTATGCAATTACCAGATGGCTATCAAACTCAGATCGGTGAACGAGGATCAGCATTATCTGGAGGACAACGACAGCGAATTGCGATCGCTCGTGTGGTCATTCGGAATCCGAGACTCTTGATCTTTGATGAGGCGACCAGTGCTTTGGATTATGAAACAGAACGTCGCGTCTGTGTGAATTTGATGCGCCGATTTCAGGGTCGAACTTGCTTTTTTATTACACATCGGTTGAATACGATCGCTCATGCGGATTGGATTTTGTTTATGCAGTCTGGAATCATTGCAGAGCAAGGAACCCACCCGGAATTAATTGCACTTCGGCAACTTTACTATTGCCTCTACACCCAGCAATCACACGAACCTTGA
- a CDS encoding hemolysin secretion protein-like protein (similar to AA sequence:cyanobase_aa:Synpcc7942_1904): MKRPRFVATLRSRYQSMHDQVEQSIESKATGLPNAANWTKRLTQIILLGVTAGVGWSVLARVDVVVNTSGKLEPQSQSQIVQSRAGGVVTAVLVREGETVKQGQLLMQFDRTALLNRLQELLIQRQRLVKETAVLRLAQQGRSIASVSSSNITISPELTSQVQTRLLLVAQLSGNSGSLSLEQQQRFVLYQQQLRDRQSLTELQASSLQSKIAEAEAQIQQTQFQLQREQELLERIRPLVDQGAIPRVNLLQREVSIGDLQKQLVQSNLQKQQIEIGQVQGRVEAGKTLNETQQDLQKQLAELDTKFDSIIKENQRQLVEVTAQLNQVRLDLKNQGLRSPADGVIFELASKLPGAVTQPGQTLLQVVPNESLIARVQVANADIANVQVGLPVDIRIDAYPFTEFGPIKGVISKVGSEAVPISQQAPRSTAFPVEVKLDRQFLERRSQRFTLKPGMTITAMVKVRQRAPISYVTEEITKAFDGMKSVR; this comes from the coding sequence ATGAAACGACCTCGATTTGTTGCAACATTACGATCGCGCTATCAATCGATGCACGATCAAGTCGAACAGTCGATCGAATCAAAAGCAACCGGATTACCCAATGCTGCAAATTGGACAAAGCGACTCACACAAATCATTTTGTTAGGAGTCACGGCTGGAGTCGGTTGGTCAGTTCTGGCGCGAGTCGATGTCGTTGTCAACACCAGCGGCAAGCTCGAACCTCAATCCCAATCGCAAATCGTACAGTCGAGGGCTGGAGGAGTCGTCACAGCCGTATTAGTGCGCGAAGGTGAAACGGTCAAACAAGGACAATTATTGATGCAATTCGATCGCACTGCATTGTTAAATCGACTGCAAGAACTATTAATCCAACGCCAACGATTGGTCAAAGAAACTGCCGTACTGCGGTTAGCTCAACAAGGAAGATCGATCGCATCTGTGAGCAGTAGCAACATCACGATCTCGCCTGAATTAACCAGCCAGGTTCAGACTCGATTGTTATTAGTGGCTCAATTATCTGGAAATTCGGGGAGTCTCTCACTTGAGCAACAACAGCGATTCGTTTTATATCAACAGCAATTACGCGATCGACAGTCTTTAACCGAGCTACAAGCCTCAAGTCTACAGTCAAAGATCGCAGAAGCCGAAGCCCAAATTCAGCAAACTCAGTTCCAACTCCAACGCGAACAAGAACTCTTAGAACGGATTCGTCCTTTAGTCGATCAAGGTGCAATTCCGCGTGTCAATCTGCTACAGCGTGAAGTCTCGATCGGAGATTTGCAAAAACAATTAGTTCAGAGCAATCTACAAAAACAACAGATTGAGATTGGTCAAGTCCAAGGCAGAGTCGAAGCAGGGAAAACATTAAATGAAACTCAGCAAGACTTACAGAAGCAATTAGCAGAGCTAGATACCAAGTTCGATAGCATCATCAAAGAGAATCAGCGGCAACTGGTCGAAGTCACTGCACAGTTAAATCAGGTTCGACTAGATTTGAAAAATCAAGGACTGCGATCGCCTGCGGATGGCGTTATTTTTGAACTTGCATCGAAGCTACCAGGAGCAGTCACACAGCCCGGACAAACCTTGCTGCAAGTTGTTCCAAATGAGTCTTTGATCGCACGAGTTCAAGTCGCAAATGCGGATATTGCGAATGTTCAGGTTGGGCTGCCGGTAGATATTCGGATTGATGCTTATCCGTTTACTGAATTTGGACCGATTAAAGGCGTAATTTCTAAGGTGGGTAGTGAAGCGGTTCCAATTAGTCAGCAAGCGCCTCGATCGACCGCGTTTCCAGTGGAGGTGAAGCTCGATCGACAATTTTTGGAACGTCGATCGCAGCGGTTCACGCTCAAACCTGGTATGACAATCACGGCAATGGTGAAAGTTCGACAACGTGCGCCGATTAGCTATGTGACTGAGGAAATTACAAAAGCGTTTGATGGAATGAAATCTGTTCGTTAG
- a CDS encoding hypothetical protein (similar to AA sequence:cyanobase_aa:Npun_R4914): protein MSNCLKIGSRLLDGDQMISALVQYKLLEPLVGHLLLDEVFKEVPLLKQEVFHTLTGGTEETIPDNFEQFVTQWCQQRDITLEYFQTVMMREWQLQKFKQIQFATQVESEFLRMKPDLDQVEYSLIQLEDLSLAQELYFQLRDDGIAFTELAREHSLGNERQSEGWVGPVAFSTLPIDIAALFRHQRAGTVYPPVRIGDRVWIVRLERLIAARLTHATRTQVIERLYNRWLQTQIQKVMNTPGAIAVQSEPSLAIA from the coding sequence ATGAGTAACTGTTTGAAAATTGGAAGTCGCTTGTTAGATGGCGACCAAATGATTTCTGCATTGGTGCAGTACAAACTTCTAGAACCGCTCGTCGGACATTTATTGTTAGATGAAGTATTCAAAGAAGTTCCCTTGTTGAAGCAAGAAGTGTTCCATACTCTGACGGGAGGAACAGAGGAAACGATTCCTGATAACTTTGAGCAGTTTGTCACTCAGTGGTGTCAACAGCGAGACATTACTTTAGAGTATTTTCAAACGGTGATGATGCGCGAGTGGCAACTTCAGAAATTTAAGCAGATTCAGTTTGCAACTCAGGTCGAATCGGAGTTTCTTCGCATGAAACCGGATCTCGATCAAGTTGAATATTCATTGATTCAGCTTGAGGACTTATCACTCGCTCAGGAGCTTTATTTTCAGCTTCGAGATGATGGGATTGCGTTTACTGAACTTGCACGAGAACATTCACTCGGCAACGAACGACAATCAGAAGGATGGGTCGGTCCCGTAGCATTTTCTACATTACCGATCGACATTGCCGCATTATTTCGCCACCAACGGGCTGGAACCGTTTATCCTCCCGTTCGGATTGGCGATCGAGTTTGGATTGTTCGGCTCGAACGATTGATTGCAGCCCGATTAACTCATGCAACTCGGACTCAAGTGATCGAGCGTTTGTACAATCGATGGCTGCAAACACAGATTCAGAAAGTGATGAATACACCAGGCGCGATCGCAGTTCAATCTGAACCATCATTGGCGATCGCGTAA
- a CDS encoding endonuclease (similar to AA sequence:cyanobase_aa:Ava_4728), with translation MDNSQAGLQTVLASLSAPLHDRSGNPITPPQPIVAAEPLQPAPVAAPIPVSPPPAPVAPVLNVMGGTAADDRLRGTEGNDAIFGGDGNDRIFASAGDDQLFGSNGDDTLIGGTGNDQLLGENGNDTLVGDDGTDALTGGAGRDQFAYVGDAFANGTPALAGQTGIKVLNKPDIIGDFTIGEDQFALGKFDLNLDDLKFQKGKTSEISGDSNLIVLTDPFPAAGAAARAIANNDKITADEGAFVYFNSTLGLTRFVYSQDLSDGGDISVLANLNNQRGDVGLANLNAFSANDFTLV, from the coding sequence ATGGATAATTCTCAAGCGGGTCTGCAAACCGTTCTCGCGTCTCTCAGTGCTCCACTTCACGATCGCTCAGGCAATCCAATCACACCTCCTCAGCCAATCGTCGCTGCTGAGCCACTCCAGCCCGCTCCCGTTGCCGCTCCCATTCCCGTTTCACCGCCCCCTGCACCCGTAGCTCCCGTACTCAATGTGATGGGTGGCACTGCGGCAGACGATCGATTGAGAGGAACCGAGGGCAATGATGCCATTTTTGGAGGAGACGGCAACGATCGCATTTTTGCCAGTGCTGGCGATGATCAACTCTTTGGCTCTAATGGGGATGATACGCTGATTGGTGGGACTGGCAACGATCAGCTATTGGGCGAAAACGGCAACGATACCTTGGTTGGTGATGATGGCACTGATGCGCTTACCGGAGGAGCAGGACGCGATCAATTTGCTTATGTCGGAGATGCGTTTGCGAATGGAACTCCTGCACTCGCTGGACAAACAGGCATCAAAGTGTTGAACAAACCCGATATTATTGGTGACTTTACGATCGGTGAAGATCAATTCGCGCTCGGCAAGTTCGATCTCAATCTCGATGACTTGAAGTTTCAAAAAGGTAAAACTTCTGAAATTTCAGGCGACAGCAATCTGATTGTGCTAACTGATCCGTTCCCGGCAGCGGGCGCGGCGGCTCGTGCGATCGCAAACAACGACAAAATCACAGCCGATGAGGGCGCTTTTGTGTACTTCAATTCGACTCTCGGCTTAACTCGGTTCGTATACTCCCAAGATCTCAGTGACGGTGGCGATATTAGTGTGCTGGCAAACCTGAATAATCAGCGAGGTGATGTTGGCTTGGCGAATCTGAATGCTTTCTCAGCGAACGATTTCACCTTGGTTTAG
- a CDS encoding serine/threonine protein kinase with WD40 repeats (similar to AA sequence:cyanobase_aa:Ava_2851), protein MIGQLLTGRYLILEKLGAGGFSETYLARDKYLPQHPLCVVKRLRLPPHSKISLETARHLFETEAQLLGQLGQNYAQIPMLFAYAQEQDSTYLVQEYIEGETLCTWLNQSMTAKKAIELLSNVLPVLDYVHSHGIIHCDVTPSNLICRRQDNKIVLIDFGAACSEIQKNPSANPPLLIGTPGYIPDEQCLGMPQINSDLYAFGILVIHLLTRTDPRQFKQDLITGELDWKQYLKSVSIPPNLVQILDRMVRSRASDRYQQASEVLADLEQWQTSDRSHSPNWSRLQRTLFPISTMLFAGTLVSQFPKLQQSYDQAFKPTIEQLEQQFFPASDNHLTMLRELSIKPRIERLLITPNKRVMVSVGTDHLLRLWSLPAGKQLATLASGKMPITTLAVSSNSKFLVSGRGDGTLQLWDINQGRLVQEFRGHQKSVLAIAISPDLKILTSSSKDNTMRQWNLQTGALLRTLNTPTSHITAIAYPPSSERLITASRDRQLQVWNLRNGQIERTFSGHTDDIVGLEIVNAHTLVSFGKDRGLMWDLKRETIAQVLPEASANSIMVSKCKRNIMTVHSDGSIRAWIPKEGKLVMQETGKLDNPKNIAFSPNHDYLISWNVNQPLRFWQIHDREIH, encoded by the coding sequence ATGATTGGGCAACTCCTAACCGGGCGCTACCTCATTCTAGAGAAACTAGGTGCGGGTGGATTCAGCGAGACTTATTTAGCTCGTGACAAATATCTTCCACAACATCCTTTATGTGTGGTGAAACGGCTGAGGCTACCCCCACACAGCAAGATCTCGCTAGAAACTGCCCGTCACTTGTTTGAAACAGAAGCACAGCTACTCGGACAGCTTGGGCAAAATTATGCTCAGATTCCGATGCTGTTCGCGTATGCTCAGGAGCAAGATTCGACTTATCTAGTGCAAGAATATATTGAGGGCGAAACGTTGTGTACTTGGTTGAATCAATCGATGACTGCCAAGAAAGCGATCGAGCTTCTGTCAAATGTGCTGCCCGTGTTGGACTATGTTCATTCGCATGGCATCATTCACTGTGATGTCACACCCAGCAATCTGATCTGTCGGCGGCAGGATAACAAGATTGTATTGATTGATTTTGGTGCAGCCTGTTCTGAAATTCAGAAAAATCCGTCTGCGAATCCTCCCTTGCTGATTGGAACTCCAGGCTATATTCCAGATGAACAATGTTTAGGAATGCCACAGATTAATAGTGATCTGTATGCTTTCGGGATCTTAGTGATTCATCTGCTCACCCGCACTGATCCCCGCCAGTTCAAACAGGACTTGATTACTGGAGAACTAGACTGGAAGCAATATCTAAAGTCTGTGTCAATTCCACCAAATTTAGTGCAAATTCTCGATCGAATGGTGCGAAGTCGAGCCAGCGATCGCTATCAGCAAGCATCTGAAGTTCTCGCTGATCTTGAACAATGGCAAACATCAGATCGATCGCATTCCCCGAATTGGTCACGCTTGCAACGAACGCTTTTCCCCATCAGTACGATGCTGTTTGCTGGAACCTTGGTTTCACAATTTCCTAAATTACAGCAGAGCTACGATCAAGCGTTCAAACCGACGATCGAGCAACTTGAGCAACAGTTTTTTCCAGCATCAGACAATCATTTAACGATGTTGCGAGAACTTTCAATCAAACCGAGAATCGAGCGATTACTGATTACTCCAAACAAGCGAGTCATGGTTAGTGTAGGAACTGATCATTTACTTCGATTGTGGTCGCTGCCAGCGGGTAAACAGTTAGCAACCTTAGCAAGTGGCAAAATGCCGATTACCACTCTAGCCGTTAGTTCAAATAGTAAATTTTTAGTCAGTGGTCGTGGAGATGGTACACTTCAGCTTTGGGATATCAATCAAGGTCGATTAGTTCAAGAATTTAGAGGACATCAAAAATCTGTACTTGCGATCGCAATTAGTCCGGATCTCAAAATATTGACCAGTAGTAGTAAAGACAACACCATGCGCCAGTGGAATTTACAAACAGGTGCATTGCTCAGAACTCTCAATACTCCTACTTCACATATCACCGCGATCGCTTATCCACCCAGCTCTGAGAGACTGATTACTGCGAGTCGCGATCGCCAACTTCAAGTTTGGAATCTCCGCAATGGACAGATTGAGCGAACCTTCTCTGGGCATACCGACGACATTGTTGGACTAGAAATTGTCAACGCTCATACGTTGGTTAGCTTTGGAAAAGACCGGGGTTTGATGTGGGATCTCAAACGAGAAACCATTGCTCAAGTTTTGCCTGAAGCCTCTGCAAACTCCATCATGGTCTCGAAATGCAAGCGCAATATTATGACCGTCCACAGTGATGGGAGTATTCGAGCTTGGATTCCGAAAGAGGGCAAGCTTGTGATGCAAGAAACAGGCAAGCTAGACAATCCCAAAAATATTGCGTTCAGCCCCAATCATGACTATCTGATCAGTTGGAACGTGAATCAACCCTTACGCTTTTGGCAAATTCACGATCGCGAAATTCATTAA